Below is a genomic region from bacterium.
GCGGGCCGACTCGGCCTTGGCGCGCGCCTGCTCGGCGTCGATCTCGGCGCGGCGCTCGTTGTTCTTCTGCGCGAAGCCGGTGAAGGCGGGGAAGCGGAGCGCGAGCCCCAGCGTGTAGGTGTTCGCGCCGAAGCTCGGATCCTCGTACCAGGTGCGCCCGCCGCTCCCGACGAGCGAGAGCTGCGGCAGCCCGTCCGACTTGACGGCGCGGACGTTGGCCTCGGCGCGCCGCGCGTTGGCCTCGGCGGCCTGCACCTCGGGGCGGCGCCGCGCGGCCTCGGCGACGAGCGCGTCCACCGCCTCGGTCGCCGGACGGCCGGCGAGGTCGGCGGGGAGCGGATCGACGATCGTGCGCGCGTCCACCGGCAGGCCGGCGGCGTCGTTCAGCGCGCCGCGCGCGGTCGCCTCCTGCCCGTCGTACGTCTCGGCCTGCAGCTCGGCGCGGGAGAGCGCCGTCCTGGCCTGCAGCACGTCGGCGAGCGTGGCGACGCCGGACGCGCGGCGGTCTTCGGCCGCGGCGAGGCCGGTCTTGGCGGACTCGACGGCGGCGCGCTGCGCGGCGGCGAGCGCCTCGGCGCCCTGCAGCGCGCGGTAGGCGCGGGCGACGGCGAGCACGCGGTCGGCGATCGCCGCGTTGTGCTGCCAGTTGGCCGCCTCGAGCGCGGCGCCGGCGCCTTCGATCGTCGCGCGCCGTCCGCCGAAGTCGAGCAGCAGCCAGGAGACGTTGACCGTCGCGCCGTAGACGTTCTCGGTCGACGTGTCCGGGCCCGCGCCGCTGAGCAGCGCGCGGACGCGGTTGGCCGAGCCGACGACGTCGGCCCGCGGGTAGAGCGCGGCGCGCGCGGCCTCGGCCGACGCGGCCGCGGACCGGGCGGCGAGCCACGCCGCGCGCGTGTCGGGATGGCGCGCGAGGCCGAGGTCGATCAGCTCGGCGAGGGCCGCGGGGCGGCCGACGGGAGGCGCCTGCGGCTCGGCGGCCGGCGCGCGGCC
It encodes:
- a CDS encoding TolC family protein, giving the protein GRAPAAEPQAPPVGRPAALAELIDLGLARHPDTRAAWLAARSAAASAEAARAALYPRADVVGSANRVRALLSGAGPDTSTENVYGATVNVSWLLLDFGGRRATIEGAGAALEAANWQHNAAIADRVLAVARAYRALQGAEALAAAQRAAVESAKTGLAAAEDRRASGVATLADVLQARTALSRAELQAETYDGQEATARGALNDAAGLPVDARTIVDPLPADLAGRPATEAVDALVAEAARRRPEVQAAEANARRAEANVRAVKSDGLPQLSLVGSGGRTWYEDPSFGANTYTLGLALRFPAFTGFAQKNNERRAEIDAEQARAKAESARRAAELDVFRSFHNVNTAARRLGTSADLVASARQNHDAALARYKAGVGSIVELLSAQSALEDARAQEVQARADWLAALAQLARDRGANLPSITKDARP